A portion of the Nomia melanderi isolate GNS246 chromosome 2, iyNomMela1, whole genome shotgun sequence genome contains these proteins:
- the LOC143176942 gene encoding LOW QUALITY PROTEIN: uncharacterized protein LOC143176942 (The sequence of the model RefSeq protein was modified relative to this genomic sequence to represent the inferred CDS: substituted 1 base at 1 genomic stop codon), producing MWNDVMEPIVTSLEEFQERDSGWALKEISRLLVNCNKYESIRAGCTLPLPVAVRSKTAVVNINSKENDCFYRAIVACLYPAKXHSTRISSYRHYKDVVHRTARFEIPISFKDIRKFAKVNKVSINIFEWKRTELQPIQITANKHRKHANLLFVQDRQNPWRNHFAAITNLSKLISSQLPNKYRRKYICDR from the exons atgtg GAACGATGTCATGGAGCCGATAGTAACATCACTGGAAGAATTTCAAGAACGGGATAGTGGATGGGCCTTAAAGGAGATATCGCGGTTGTTGGTCAACTGTAACAAGTACGAATCGATTCGAGCTGGCTGTACTTTACCGTTACCAGTAGCAGTACGATCAAAGACGGCTGTTGTCAATATCAATTCTAAAGAGAACGATTGCTTCTATCGAGCGATCGTGGCATGTCTATACCCAGCGAAATAGCATTCGACGCGAATATCATCCTATCGTCACTACAAAGACGTTGTACATCGAACTGCGAGGTTTGAAATCCCTATATCATTCAAAGATATTCGTAAATTTGCAAAAGTCAATAAagtatctataaatatatttgaatggaAACGTACTGAGCTTCAGCCGATTCAAATAACAGCGAATAAGCATCGAAAACATGCCAACCTGCTGTTCGTTCAAGACAGACAGAATCCATGGAGGAATCATTTCGCAGCCATAACAAATTTATCGAAGTTGATTTCATCACAGTTGCCTAATAAATACCGTCGAAAGTATATTTGCGATCGGTAA